TCTTCACCATGAACGGCTACATCAGCCTGACCTTTCTGGCTGCCACGGCAGCGGATGTCTTTCTGGGGAGATAGCGCATGAAGATCCTGCTAGCCATAACCGGTGCATCAGGCAGCATCTACGGCCTGCGGCTGCTGGAAGAGCTGTTGCGGGCTGGTCATCAGGTCACCTTGGTGGCCAGTCAGAGCGGTCAGGAGGTTTGCCGTTATGAAACCGGGGTTGATCTGGGTGATAGTGAAGCACTGAAGCTGCTGTGGAATCTGCCGGATGCTCCTGTAACTATCCGCAATGTAACTGACCTCTGGGCGCCGGAGGCCAGCGGTTCAGCTGCGCCGGATGCCATGGTGATCGCCCCCTGCAGCATGGGCACGCTGGGGCGGATTAGCAATGGTATTTCAGGCAATCTGATTGAACGGGCAGCGGATGTGATGCTGAAGGAACATCGTCCGTTGTTGCTGCTGCCGCGGGAGACGCCGTTTTCAACTATCCACTTGGAGAACCTGCTGAAGCTGTCGCAGTGTGGAGCACGGATCATTCCTGCCATGCCTGCTTTTTACCAGAAGCCGGAATCTTTAGACGATTTGGTCAACTTTGTGGTGGGTAAACTGCTGGATCAGCTTGGAATCGAACATAGCCTGTTTCAGAAGTGGGGGGTATAAAAAGGGCGGCCAGATGGCCGCCCTTCTAATTTTTGTTACTTTTTTGACACCTCTTCAGATACAGCGGCACCTAATGCCTTGCATTGCTCAAGCAGATCAGCCGTTGGCGTAAAGACGGCCCGCAGCGGGTCAGCCACCAGTTTAAAGCCCATCCCCTTCAGCCGCTCTTCTACCATCTTGCAGGCCTCACCGCTCCAGCCATAGCTGCCGAAGACCGCTGCCAGATTGGTCTTGAGTTTGATCGTGCTTAAATAGGCAAGTACATCCCACATCGGCTTGGGCACATCCCGGTTGATGGTGGGTACACCAAAGACCAGGGCATCCGCCTCTTCCATCAGGTCACGCAGTTCGTTGTCGCTTAAGCCCACAATATGGTGGCTGGCCACTTCAATCTCATCCCGCGCAGCCCCTGCAACCAGGGCCTGGGCCATCTTTTCAGTGCTGCCGTGGGGAGAGATGTAGAACACCAGCACCTTTTTCCCAAAGGACTTGGGCTTGCTCCAGTTTTCATACTGTTCAATCACCCGCCAGGGATCTTTGCGTACAATCGGGCCGTGGCTGGGGCAGATCATGTCGATCACATCATGACGGATCTTCTCAACTGCAGCCAGCACCTTGTCCTTGAAGGGGCGCATCAGGCAGTCAAAATAGAACTCCCGGGCCGAGGTGAAGTCCTCGATCTCATCGTTGAAGATGCTGCGGGTATTGCAGTAATGGGCGCCAAAGGCGTCACAGGTGAAGAGTACGTTCTCTTCCTCAAGTCGGGTGAACATGGTGTCCGGCCAATGCAGGAAGGGAGCCATGATAAAACGCAGGGTGCGGCCCCCCAGGTCAATGGTCTCGCCATCCTTGACGGTCTTTGACTGGAACGGCTTGTGGATCATGTTGCCCACAAAGTTTTTGGCTGCCTGGGTGGAGACCACCACGGCATTGGGGCAGTGTTCCAACAGAAACGAGAGGGAGCCGGAGTGGTCCGGTTCGGCATGGTTGACGATGATGTAATCAATCTTGGCAGGGTCAACCAGCGATTTGAGTTTGTCCATGAACTGGTCAACAAACTTGATCTTGACCGTATCAATGATGGCGATTTTTTCACTACCCTGCACAAGATAGCTGTTGTAGGTGGTGCCATGTTCAGTGGGGAAGAGGTCGTCAAAAACGCGCAGCTCGGGGTGTTGTGCTCCCAGCCAGTGAATACCGGTTTTTATTTCAATAGTGCCGATCATGATCTGAGTCTCCTTTTAACCATATGCCTACTATTGAGTCACTTGTCTCTTTCGAGGCCGCGCAGTATACCAAACCGGATTTGTGTATACAAGCTGCAATTCAGCGGTTGTGGGGGCTGAGCGGCTCTGTTAGAGTACCTGTGCTGTTGTTGAACATGCAGTGATCGTGCCGCAGGAGGTGATGTCGTGCGTCAAAAAACCGTTTTCAGTTGCAGCCAGTGTGGCAGCCAGTCTCCCAAGTGGTTGGGTAAATGTCCCGACTGCGGGGCCTGGAACAGCATGGTGGAGGAACAGCAGCCATCAGCGGCTGCTGCCCGCAGCGGACGTCCTTTGTCGAGCAAAAGTGTTGCCCTGCCGATTGGCGAGGTGCCGCCTCAGGCCGAGGTGCGGCTTGGTTGCGGTATTGGTGAGCTGGATCGTGTGCTGGGTGGCGGTCTGGTGCCTGGTTCACTGGTGTTGATCGGCGGCGATCCCGGCATCGGTAAATCAACCCTGCTGCTGCAGGCGATGCATCATTTGGCTGCTGATGGACCGGTACTGTATGTGTCCGGTGAGGAGTCTGCTGCTCAGACCCGGTTGCGGGGCGAGCGGCTGGGGGTAAGTGGCCGCCAACTACTGGTGCTGGCGGAAAACGGGCTGGAAGAGATCGTGGCCCAGGTGGAGAAACTCAAGCCGCGGGCCGTGGTGGTGGACTCGATCCAGACCGTCTGGACCCAGGCCCTGGAATCTGCCCCCGGTTCGGTCAGTCAGGTGCGGGAGTCGGCCGGCCGGTTGATGCTGTTGGCCAAAGGCAGCGGTATCCCGATCTTCATTGTGGGCCATGTTACCAAGGACGGTGCCATTGCCGGCCCCAGGGTGCTGGAACATATGGTGGATACGGTGCTGTATTTTGAGGGGGATCGCGGTCACCCCTACCGGATTCTGCGGGCGGTCAAAAACCGCTTTGGCTCCACCAACGAGATCGGCGTCTTTGAGATGAAGTCCGGCGGCCTGGCCGAGGTGGCCAATCCCTCTGAGCTGTTCCTGTCCGAGCGGCCCCTGGATGCACCCGGTTCGGTGGTAACCGCCTCGCTGGAGGGAAGCCGCACGTTGTTGGTGGAGATCCAGGCTCTGGTGACCCCCAGCGCCTATGGTACCCCCCGCCGGACCACCATCGGGGTGGACAGCAACCGTCTGGCACTACTGGTGGCGGTGTTGGAGAAAAAGGCAGGGCTGCATCTGGGGGGGCAGGATATCTTTCTGAACGTGGCCGGTGGTGCCCGCCTGAATGAACCGGCAGCTGATCTGGCCATGCTGCTGGCAGTGGCCTCAAGTCATCTGGATCGCCCGGTAGCAGCCGGTGCCGTGGTGTTTGGTGAGGTAGGTCTGGCCGGTGAGGTGCGGGCGGTTAATCAACCGGAACCAAGGCTGGGTGAGGCAACGAAACTCGGTTTCAAGCAGTGTATCCTGCCGGCCGGGAACCTCCGGCGGCTTTCTGACGCGAGCCTGGAGCTGCACGGTGTTGCAACGGTGCAGGAGGTACTGCAGTTCCTGCTGTAACGTACTTTTTACTGGACTTGGGCATCCAAAGCACTTAAAATTGGTCAATTATAGCTAATGTAGGTGAGGAGAGCCATGGACGCCGAGAAACTTGAACAATTTCGTCAGCTGCTCCAGGAAGAGATGAAGGCGCTGCTGTCAGAAGCGGATAAAACCGTGCAGGAGATGGGGGACGATGCCTCTCATTTTCCCGATCCGACTGATCGGGCTACGCAAGAGTCTGATCGTACCTTTGAGCTGCGGATTCGTGACCGTGAGCGCAAGCTGGCCAATAAGGTCCGGGAGGCGCTGGAACGGATTGATGATGGCAGCTACGGTATCTGCGAGGATTGCGGTGGCGAGATTAGTGAGGCACGCCTGAAGGCGCGTCCGGTAACCACGCAATGCATTGATTGCAAGATTGAGGCAGAAGAAAAGGAAAAACGGCTCTGATTTAATGTTATGTTCCGGCCACCGGTAGCTTGGTGCTTGTTGTATCGCAGGGTTTCGTATGCCTGACACCACCATCGAGAAATCCTCTGCATCAGCAACAGAGGCCCTGCAGGCACAGAGGGACCTCCAGCTTTTCTATCTGTTCAGCACGACCCTGCTTTCCACCATGCAGCTTAACAAGCTGCTGCATCTGATCCTCTCCGCCCTGGTCTGCGAAGACAACGGTCTGTTTTGCCGGGCCATGCTTTTTCTCTACAATCAGAAGACAGACATGCTGCAGGGGATGCTGGGTATCTGCCGCTCGAACACGGATGGTTTTCGGGTAGTCTTCTCTGACCCGGACAACCCTTTGTCAGGGTATTGGGATCTTGATGCAGATGCCATTGCACGGCAGATGCAGTCCGATTTATGCCTGAAGGTGCGCGAAACAAGGATCGATCTGTCGGAAGGCTGCCGGATCGTATCGCATGTCGTTGAAAACAAGAGGCTTTATCGCATTAATGATGTGGAGTGCCTCAACTGCCGGGACTGCGATTTTATCAGCCGCTTCGGGATCAGCTCCTTTGTTGCAGTGCCGTTGGTCACCCGTAATAATCTGATTGGCGTGATCATTGTGGATAATCCGGTCAAACATCAGCCGATCACCGACCAACAGCTCAAGGTGTTGCAGCTGTTTGCCAATCAGGCCGGCATGGCAATCGAAAACACCCGCCTGTACCGTAATCTTGAAGAAACCCATAACGAGCTGCAGGATACCCGGCAACGTCTGGTGCATGGTGCCCATCTGGCAGCAATCGGCGAAATGGCCGCTTCGATCTCCCACGAACTGAAGACTCCTCTGATCACCATTGGCGGCTTCGCAGCCCGTCTGGGACGCATGCTGCCGGAAAATACACCGCAACGTCATTATCTGGATACCATTATCAGCGAATCTCACCGGCTTGAACGGTTGCTGGGCGATATCCTCGCCTTTTCACGCAAGCCGACCATCTGCTTTCAGGAGTGTAATCTGCGGGGGGTTGTCAAGGAGTGTCTGGACGACTATGTGGTGTTGCTGGGAGAACGGAAGATTACCCTTGAGACATCTGTCCCGTCCGGCAGCTGGACCGTGCTTGGCGACAGCAACCAGTTGAAGCAGGTCTGTATCAATCTCCTGGTAAATGCCCAGGAGGCCATGCCGCAGGGTGGCAGGTTGCAGGTCGGCCTCAGGGCCGGCGGAGATGGTGGCAGGCCCTGTGCCGTTGTCTCAATTACCGACAGTGGCGGCGGCATTCCCGAGGAACTGCAGAGTAAGATCTTTACCCCGTTTTTTACCACCAAGCGTCATGGTACCGGGCTGGGGCTGGCCATTGTCAACCGGATCGTCCAGAATCACGGCGGCAGCCTGAAGGTTTTCAACACTGATGACGGGGCGGAGTTTCAGGTCATTCTGCCCCTGGCGCCCTTTGACGACCCGCAGACTGCCTGAACAAATTCCTGATTCCAGTTTCATTTCAAGGCGCAATCTTCGTTGCGCTCGTGTTCCGCTCCTCAATGCACTGATCCCGCCCTCTGTCCATTTAGCCGCTCCTGCCTGGCGAGTCGCCTGCGTCTCCATGGCGGGCGTACCGTTTAATCCTTCAACTCGCGTATGATCTCGGTCTGACGCTGGGCAATATATCTGCCGATCAGGTCTTCACTGCGGCGGTCGTGCTCAAACAGCAGGATACAACGGCAGGGTTTTTCAGTGCTTTCAAAGCGGAGCAGACGGGCCATTACCCGTATTTTTTGGGCCTCCGGCTGGTTTTTCAGGTCAAAGGACAGATTGAGGTAGAAGTAGGTGAAGTTTCCCAGCAGGCTTTTGTCTGGTACCTCCAGGGCACAGCCACCCAGGGAAAGGTCTTTCAGCTTGGCAGTAAAGGTGGTGGTACCGGCCTCCATCGGCACCTGGAAGAGGCCGCCGATTTTGACCCGCAGGGTGTTGCGGCGGTCCGGCAACACCTCTACATAGGAAAACTCAGACAGGGTTATCTCGTCGGTTTCTGCATCGTACTCTGCCGAGGCGTAGACATCATGGCCAAGCCGTGAGGAACGGATAATGGTATGACGGCTGGCTTTTAAGGCGCGGGTCTGGGTCGGGTTGGAGCGGCAGACCAGAGTATTGCCGAAGAGATAGAGCACTTCGGCCGCTGATGAGATCGGTACTTCCTTGTAATGATTGAAAAACTGAAGATCATGGCTTGCTTGCTGGGAAATGCGCAGCAGGAGCTCAAGAATCTCCCCGGGCTCCCCGCGGTCCAGCAGCCGCAACTGCTCTTCATACTGCATGTTCTCCATGTAGATCCCCCTGAACGGTACTGTACCATTCAGCTGTATACCCCGCAAGAGCTGACCACTTGCCTTCGGCCAAAAATCATGACAAAGTAGCCCAAAATCAGGATCTCTGGAGTTTTTATGGCGTTACGTCTCTATAACACCCTCAGTGGCGAGAAAGAACCGTTTGTCCCCCGTGTTGCAGGCAAGGTCGGCATGTACGTCTGCGGTGTCACCGTCTATGATTTCTGTCATATCGGGCATGCCCGGGCCGGTATCGTATTTGACATGATCTACCGCTACCTGCGTTTCAGCGGGTATGACGTCACCTATATCCGCAACTATACCGATATTGACGACAAGATCATCAACCGGGCCAATCAGGAAGGGACCGATTACCGCACCATCGCCGACCGCTATATCGCCACCTTTGATGAAGATATGGATCGTCTGGGGATGCTGCGTCCCACCATTGAACCCAAGGCAACGGACCACATTGAAGACATTATCAGCATTATTCAGCGTCTGATCGACAATGGCCACGCCTATGCCGTTGACGGTGATGTCTATTTTGCCGTAGAGACCTTTCCCGCCTACCTGAAGCTTTCCGGTCGCAACCTCGATGACATGCTGGCAGGGGCCAGGGTCGATGTTGATGAGCGCAAGCGCAACCCGATGGATTTCGCGCTCTGGAAGGGGTCCAAACCGGGTGAGCCCTGGTGGGAATCTCCCTGGGGCAAGGGACGGCCCGGCTGGCATATTGAGTGTTCCGCCATGAGTATGCGTTTTCTTGGCCCCTCCTTTGACATTCACGGTGGCGGCAAGGACCTGGTCTTCCCTCACCATGAAAACGAGATCGCCCAGTCCGAAGGGGCCAATGGCTGCCAGTTTGTCAAATACTGGTTGCACAACGGCTTCGTCAATATCAACAGCGAGAAGATGAGCAAATCACTGGGGAACTTCTTTACCATCCGTGAGGTGCTGGAGCTGTTTGATCCCGAGACACTGCGTTTCTTTATCCTGCAGGCCCACTACCGTTCTCCGCTGGATTACTCTGACCAGAACCTGCGGGAGGCTCAGGCCGGCCTTTCCCGGATCTATGAGGCCCTGGCCGCATTGGACCAGGCACTGGAAAAACCTGCAACCGCAATCCATCTGCCTGCTTCGGCAGCAGAGTTTGCTGAAAAGGTTGCCGGTCTGTTGCCCCGCTTTAGAGAGGCGATGGATGACGACTTCAACACTGCCCAGGCCCTGGGAACTCTTTTTGATAGTATCCGTACCTTAAACCGCCTGTTGGCGGAAGGCGGCGGCAGCAGCAGCGCTTCCCGCGCCGACCTTGAACAACTACGGGCAGCTGTAACGGAGATCGGTGCGGTGCTGGGCCTGTTCCGGATCAAACCGTCTGACTGGCTGGCGGCCCGTGAGGCCGAGAAGGCCCGGCATCTGGAGATCAGCCCTGAAGAGATTGAAGGCCTGATCGTGGAACGGGCTGCTGCCCGGAAGAACAAGGATTTTAAACGCAGTGACGAGATCAGGGACTATCTGCTGTCGCGGGATATCCAACTGGTTGATACACCACAGGGGACGGCCTGGAAGGTGAAGTAGGACGAAGCCGGCAAAAAAGGCGGTCCAGGGTAAAAAGACGATTATTTCCCGCACGCCTTGACCCTTGACCCTGTGCATTCCCGTGGTATGCTTGGTGCCGGAGCCAGCTAAATGGAGATTACCGCGATAACAGAATGGGAATGCTGCTGGGATCGGGACAGCATTGTCATGGGCGACTGTCCCAATATTGGCGAAGGAGATGAAGACCTCCTCTCGTCACGCAGTCGCCGTATCCTTGAGAAATGCTGCGAATGTGAGAAGTTTAGACGTGATCTGGCCCGCTTCCGCGACAGCGGCCACCCGCTGGCCCCGATTTTTTCCATCCTGCATGCAGACTACCGCCGCCAGAAAAACCAGATCCAGTCTCTGGCCAACTTCCTTGATACCAAAACCCTTGAAGTCCGCTTCCTGCATGAACTGGGGTCGGTACTGCAAAGTTCGGTTGATCTGGATGAGGTTCTGTCTGTGGCCCTGACCGCCATCACGGCCGGTAAAGGTTTTGGTATGAACCGGGCCTTTCTGCTGCTGGCTGACAAGGAACGCCATATCCTGAAGGGGCACCTTGCCATTGGTCCCCGCTCGGCAGAAGAGGCCGGTCAGACCTGGCATGAGATTGAGTCAGGCGATCAGGACCTGCAAGGGCTTTCCCAAGAGTTCCGGAAGCATAAGCTGACCGCGGAACGGTACAAGTTTCATGATATCCTTGAGCGTCTAATTATCCCGCTTGATGATGAACAGCATATTATCGTACGTGCGCTGGAGGAGCGGAAACCGCTCATGGTCAGCGACGCCTTCCACAACCCCGATGTGGACAGCGAGTTCGCCCGCGTCCTGGGCGTGGACACCTTCCTGGTTCTGCCGCTGATCGCTCGTAACCGTCGTGTCGGGGCGATCATTGCTGATAACTTCATCACCCACCGGACCATTTCAGAGCAGGATATGCGTTCAATCGAGACCTTCACCTTTCCGGTGGCCTTTGCCATTGAACGTGCCTCGCTGTATGAGCGGGTTCAGGAAGAGGTGGACAAGCTGCGTCAGGCCAACTCCCGTCTGCAGGAACAGCAGGAACAGCTGGTCAGGATGGAAAAAATGGCGCTGGTGGGGCGGATCACCTCCAGCATTGCCCATTCCATTCGCAACCCCCTGATGGTGATCGGCGGTTTTGCTCGCAGTATTCTCAAAAATACCCCTGGCAATGATCCCAAACGTACCTTTATCGAGTCGATAGTCACCGAGGCCCGCCAACTGGAGGAGGTGCTGGGGGAGATTCTGACCTATTCCGATGCGCTGTTCCCCTCCTGCGACTTCTGGGACCCCAACCAGTTGGTGGAATCAGCTCTGCGGGACGTGCAGGAGCGGATTGTGACCCAGGACTATTCCTGCCGTTTTCACGCCGGAGAGCTGCTGCCACCGGTCTATATCGACTACAAGCAGACCACCTACTGCATCCGCAACATCCTGCTCAGCACCATTGACGGCCTGCAGAACGGGTTCATCGATATCAGCACCAGGGTAGAGGGGGAGCATGTGGATGTGCGGATCGTGGACCATAACCGGACCTTGTCGGAAGATGAGCTTGAGGCGCTCTTGACCCCTTTTACCGAAA
Above is a window of Trichlorobacter lovleyi SZ DNA encoding:
- a CDS encoding UbiX family flavin prenyltransferase — encoded protein: MKILLAITGASGSIYGLRLLEELLRAGHQVTLVASQSGQEVCRYETGVDLGDSEALKLLWNLPDAPVTIRNVTDLWAPEASGSAAPDAMVIAPCSMGTLGRISNGISGNLIERAADVMLKEHRPLLLLPRETPFSTIHLENLLKLSQCGARIIPAMPAFYQKPESLDDLVNFVVGKLLDQLGIEHSLFQKWGV
- a CDS encoding FprA family A-type flavoprotein; the protein is MIGTIEIKTGIHWLGAQHPELRVFDDLFPTEHGTTYNSYLVQGSEKIAIIDTVKIKFVDQFMDKLKSLVDPAKIDYIIVNHAEPDHSGSLSFLLEHCPNAVVVSTQAAKNFVGNMIHKPFQSKTVKDGETIDLGGRTLRFIMAPFLHWPDTMFTRLEEENVLFTCDAFGAHYCNTRSIFNDEIEDFTSAREFYFDCLMRPFKDKVLAAVEKIRHDVIDMICPSHGPIVRKDPWRVIEQYENWSKPKSFGKKVLVFYISPHGSTEKMAQALVAGAARDEIEVASHHIVGLSDNELRDLMEEADALVFGVPTINRDVPKPMWDVLAYLSTIKLKTNLAAVFGSYGWSGEACKMVEERLKGMGFKLVADPLRAVFTPTADLLEQCKALGAAVSEEVSKK
- the radA gene encoding DNA repair protein RadA, which codes for MRQKTVFSCSQCGSQSPKWLGKCPDCGAWNSMVEEQQPSAAAARSGRPLSSKSVALPIGEVPPQAEVRLGCGIGELDRVLGGGLVPGSLVLIGGDPGIGKSTLLLQAMHHLAADGPVLYVSGEESAAQTRLRGERLGVSGRQLLVLAENGLEEIVAQVEKLKPRAVVVDSIQTVWTQALESAPGSVSQVRESAGRLMLLAKGSGIPIFIVGHVTKDGAIAGPRVLEHMVDTVLYFEGDRGHPYRILRAVKNRFGSTNEIGVFEMKSGGLAEVANPSELFLSERPLDAPGSVVTASLEGSRTLLVEIQALVTPSAYGTPRRTTIGVDSNRLALLVAVLEKKAGLHLGGQDIFLNVAGGARLNEPAADLAMLLAVASSHLDRPVAAGAVVFGEVGLAGEVRAVNQPEPRLGEATKLGFKQCILPAGNLRRLSDASLELHGVATVQEVLQFLL
- the dksA gene encoding RNA polymerase-binding protein DksA, with protein sequence MDAEKLEQFRQLLQEEMKALLSEADKTVQEMGDDASHFPDPTDRATQESDRTFELRIRDRERKLANKVREALERIDDGSYGICEDCGGEISEARLKARPVTTQCIDCKIEAEEKEKRL
- a CDS encoding sensor histidine kinase; translated protein: MPDTTIEKSSASATEALQAQRDLQLFYLFSTTLLSTMQLNKLLHLILSALVCEDNGLFCRAMLFLYNQKTDMLQGMLGICRSNTDGFRVVFSDPDNPLSGYWDLDADAIARQMQSDLCLKVRETRIDLSEGCRIVSHVVENKRLYRINDVECLNCRDCDFISRFGISSFVAVPLVTRNNLIGVIIVDNPVKHQPITDQQLKVLQLFANQAGMAIENTRLYRNLEETHNELQDTRQRLVHGAHLAAIGEMAASISHELKTPLITIGGFAARLGRMLPENTPQRHYLDTIISESHRLERLLGDILAFSRKPTICFQECNLRGVVKECLDDYVVLLGERKITLETSVPSGSWTVLGDSNQLKQVCINLLVNAQEAMPQGGRLQVGLRAGGDGGRPCAVVSITDSGGGIPEELQSKIFTPFFTTKRHGTGLGLAIVNRIVQNHGGSLKVFNTDDGAEFQVILPLAPFDDPQTA
- a CDS encoding PilZ domain-containing protein; protein product: MENMQYEEQLRLLDRGEPGEILELLLRISQQASHDLQFFNHYKEVPISSAAEVLYLFGNTLVCRSNPTQTRALKASRHTIIRSSRLGHDVYASAEYDAETDEITLSEFSYVEVLPDRRNTLRVKIGGLFQVPMEAGTTTFTAKLKDLSLGGCALEVPDKSLLGNFTYFYLNLSFDLKNQPEAQKIRVMARLLRFESTEKPCRCILLFEHDRRSEDLIGRYIAQRQTEIIRELKD
- the cysS gene encoding cysteine--tRNA ligase; translation: MALRLYNTLSGEKEPFVPRVAGKVGMYVCGVTVYDFCHIGHARAGIVFDMIYRYLRFSGYDVTYIRNYTDIDDKIINRANQEGTDYRTIADRYIATFDEDMDRLGMLRPTIEPKATDHIEDIISIIQRLIDNGHAYAVDGDVYFAVETFPAYLKLSGRNLDDMLAGARVDVDERKRNPMDFALWKGSKPGEPWWESPWGKGRPGWHIECSAMSMRFLGPSFDIHGGGKDLVFPHHENEIAQSEGANGCQFVKYWLHNGFVNINSEKMSKSLGNFFTIREVLELFDPETLRFFILQAHYRSPLDYSDQNLREAQAGLSRIYEALAALDQALEKPATAIHLPASAAEFAEKVAGLLPRFREAMDDDFNTAQALGTLFDSIRTLNRLLAEGGGSSSASRADLEQLRAAVTEIGAVLGLFRIKPSDWLAAREAEKARHLEISPEEIEGLIVERAAARKNKDFKRSDEIRDYLLSRDIQLVDTPQGTAWKVK
- a CDS encoding sensor histidine kinase — its product is MEITAITEWECCWDRDSIVMGDCPNIGEGDEDLLSSRSRRILEKCCECEKFRRDLARFRDSGHPLAPIFSILHADYRRQKNQIQSLANFLDTKTLEVRFLHELGSVLQSSVDLDEVLSVALTAITAGKGFGMNRAFLLLADKERHILKGHLAIGPRSAEEAGQTWHEIESGDQDLQGLSQEFRKHKLTAERYKFHDILERLIIPLDDEQHIIVRALEERKPLMVSDAFHNPDVDSEFARVLGVDTFLVLPLIARNRRVGAIIADNFITHRTISEQDMRSIETFTFPVAFAIERASLYERVQEEVDKLRQANSRLQEQQEQLVRMEKMALVGRITSSIAHSIRNPLMVIGGFARSILKNTPGNDPKRTFIESIVTEARQLEEVLGEILTYSDALFPSCDFWDPNQLVESALRDVQERIVTQDYSCRFHAGELLPPVYIDYKQTTYCIRNILLSTIDGLQNGFIDISTRVEGEHVDVRIVDHNRTLSEDELEALLTPFTETCEMGSGLNMALSRSMLDKQNIPLIVVAPPEGGVTYTIKLPIHKEEKNHEQIAGS